In Virgibacillus proomii, a single window of DNA contains:
- the lgt gene encoding prolipoprotein diacylglyceryl transferase has product MKTNIEAIDPVAIDFGPIQLHWYAVMIISGALLGLWVAIRESERRGLPKETFVDLASIGIPISIIFARIYYVIFEWEYYVDHPGQIIAVWEGGLAIHGVLIGAMLTMIVFAKVRNISFWKLADILAPSLILAQAIGRWGNFINQEAHGGPVTREFLMNLYLPEFIVNQMYIDEMYYHPTFLYESFWNFSGFILLMFLRRSNLRQGELFLIYIMYYSFGRFFIEGMRTDSLMLTENLRMAQFISVILILASIIIIWYRRKKGTQISTIQIKV; this is encoded by the coding sequence ATGAAAACAAATATTGAAGCAATCGACCCAGTTGCAATCGACTTCGGTCCGATACAACTTCATTGGTATGCTGTTATGATAATTTCTGGTGCACTACTTGGCCTGTGGGTCGCCATACGCGAAAGTGAGCGGCGCGGTCTTCCGAAAGAAACCTTTGTTGATCTCGCTTCTATTGGGATTCCAATTTCGATTATATTTGCACGAATTTATTACGTTATATTCGAATGGGAATATTATGTGGATCATCCTGGACAAATTATTGCCGTCTGGGAAGGCGGACTCGCTATACACGGTGTATTGATCGGAGCAATGTTAACAATGATTGTATTTGCAAAGGTACGAAACATTTCATTCTGGAAACTTGCCGACATTTTAGCACCAAGTCTTATTTTAGCTCAAGCAATTGGTCGCTGGGGGAACTTTATCAACCAGGAAGCACATGGTGGCCCGGTGACACGAGAATTTCTTATGAATTTGTATTTACCCGAATTTATCGTGAATCAGATGTACATAGACGAAATGTATTATCATCCTACATTTTTATATGAGTCTTTTTGGAATTTTAGCGGTTTTATCTTGTTGATGTTTCTCCGTCGCTCAAATTTAAGGCAAGGAGAGTTGTTTTTAATATATATTATGTACTACTCGTTTGGCCGTTTCTTTATCGAAGGTATGAGAACGGATAGCTTAATGTTAACGGAAAATTTACGAATGGCGCAATTCATTTCCGTCATACTCATTCTCGCATCGATAATTATTATTTGGTACCGTCGAAAAAAGGGCACGCAGATATCCACTATACAGATAAAAGTATAG
- a CDS encoding oxidoreductase: protein MNNLFEQGYLGTYVLKNRYILAPMTRVSSAEDGTPNERVHRYYERFAKGGFAVVITEGVYPDTKYSQAYKFQGGLATEKHAAAWKPIVDSVKSHGSLMIAQLMHGGAQTQGNYYTDVTVAPSPFTPPIDKAEIYYGSGPYPEAKELTIEEIEEIKQGFVQSAKYAKAAGFSGVELHGANGYLLDEFLSEISNQRTDQYGGSVENRVRLLKELIEEVSKAIGGTMILGIRISQLKATNKSYKWPGGEKDAEIIFSELGKTNVDYIHISDDDATTPGFGEGTMTMSEAAKTFSGKPIIACGNLGDPKKAAAVIAKGQADFIAIARQALANPDTPNRVREGKPLDTFNGKAILTPKAYVKDFELEM from the coding sequence ATGAATAATCTATTTGAACAAGGATATCTTGGTACGTATGTGCTGAAAAATCGGTATATTTTAGCCCCAATGACAAGAGTGAGTTCTGCTGAGGATGGGACACCGAATGAGCGGGTACACCGTTATTACGAACGATTTGCCAAAGGTGGTTTTGCTGTAGTTATTACAGAAGGAGTCTACCCTGATACAAAATATAGTCAAGCGTATAAATTTCAAGGTGGTTTAGCGACCGAGAAGCATGCCGCAGCTTGGAAGCCAATTGTTGATAGTGTGAAATCGCATGGATCATTAATGATTGCTCAACTAATGCATGGGGGAGCACAGACACAAGGGAATTACTATACAGATGTTACTGTAGCGCCATCACCATTTACTCCACCAATAGATAAAGCCGAGATATATTATGGAAGTGGACCTTATCCGGAAGCTAAGGAGTTGACAATTGAAGAAATCGAAGAAATAAAACAGGGCTTTGTGCAATCAGCTAAATATGCAAAAGCAGCCGGATTTAGCGGTGTTGAATTGCATGGAGCTAACGGCTATTTACTAGATGAATTTCTGTCTGAGATTAGTAACCAACGAACCGATCAATACGGCGGGAGTGTGGAAAATCGAGTTAGATTGCTTAAAGAGCTGATTGAGGAAGTCAGTAAAGCTATTGGAGGGACGATGATTTTAGGTATTCGAATTTCCCAATTAAAGGCAACTAATAAAAGCTACAAGTGGCCTGGTGGGGAAAAAGATGCAGAAATTATTTTCTCCGAGTTGGGAAAAACGAATGTTGACTATATTCATATTTCAGACGATGATGCAACTACTCCAGGATTTGGTGAAGGAACGATGACAATGTCAGAAGCGGCTAAAACATTTTCAGGAAAACCTATCATTGCTTGTGGTAACTTAGGCGATCCAAAAAAAGCGGCTGCTGTTATTGCAAAAGGCCAAGCAGATTTTATTGCCATTGCTCGTCAAGCGCTAGCTAATCCAGATACACCAAATCGTGTTCGAGAAGGGAAACCACTAGACACTTTTAATGGTAAAGCGATTCTGACACCAAAAGCATATGTTAAGGATTTTGAATTAGAAATGTAA
- a CDS encoding GNAT family N-acetyltransferase: MQYDRENKTITTKRLLLRLFQKTDAATVTKLCNSYNMYKNTLYLPYPYSIDDALSWMEQHLDNFNANKIYEFAITDKETRKLYGAIALSNNQTFNNGEIAYWIGEDFWGNGYATEAAQAIIQFAFDENQYHKVFARYFHSNLASGRVLQKLGMRKEGVLIDHVKKENQYKNLVYYGIINPRDS, from the coding sequence ATGCAATATGATAGGGAAAATAAAACAATTACTACGAAAAGGCTATTGTTGCGACTTTTTCAAAAGACGGATGCCGCTACTGTCACTAAGCTTTGTAACAGTTATAATATGTATAAAAATACATTATACTTGCCTTATCCTTATTCCATCGACGATGCTTTATCGTGGATGGAGCAACATCTCGATAATTTTAACGCTAATAAAATATATGAATTTGCTATAACAGATAAAGAAACAAGGAAATTATATGGAGCAATAGCTCTATCTAACAATCAAACATTCAATAATGGTGAAATTGCCTATTGGATTGGTGAAGATTTTTGGGGAAATGGATATGCTACAGAGGCAGCACAAGCTATCATACAGTTTGCATTTGATGAAAATCAATATCATAAAGTATTTGCTCGATACTTTCATTCAAATCTGGCTTCAGGAAGAGTTCTACAAAAATTAGGAATGAGAAAAGAAGGAGTATTAATAGATCATGTAAAGAAAGAAAATCAGTATAAAAATTTAGTATACTATGGAATTATTAACCCTAGAGATTCATAG
- a CDS encoding DUF3784 domain-containing protein, giving the protein MDLEFLPSNILSSLIGMIFLLFGWLIWKKKLLILFTGYDESTFKGNKNQLAKEMGIFFICYGIAIIFVPYH; this is encoded by the coding sequence ATGGACTTGGAATTTTTACCGTCCAACATTCTATCTAGTTTAATCGGGATGATTTTTTTATTGTTTGGATGGTTAATTTGGAAGAAAAAACTGCTTATCCTTTTTACTGGTTATGATGAGTCAACTTTTAAAGGGAACAAAAATCAACTTGCTAAGGAAATGGGTATATTTTTCATCTGTTATGGAATAGCTATTATCTTTGTGCCCTATCATTGA
- a CDS encoding 6-phospho-alpha-glucosidase yields MKKFAITIAGGGSTFTPGIILMLLENLDRFPIKEIKLYDNDEKRQGTVAGACRILLKERAPEINFVETIDPEEAFSHIDFVMAHIRVGKYAMREQDEKIPLKYGVVGQETCGPGGIAYGMRSIGPVIELIDYMEKYSPNAWFLNYSNPAAIVAEATRRLRPNSKILNICDMPIGIEELMASAIGLSSRKELEVKYFGLNHFGWWFDIRDKEGNDLLPKIRDHVAKYGYVTPDESKQHSDASWNSTFAKAKDVHAIDPTTLPNTYLKYYFYPDSVVEHSNPEYTRANEVMDGREKFVFGECQKIIDNQTAEGTQLHIDEHASYIVDLARAIAYNSKERMLLIVENNGAISNFDPTAMVEIPCLVGSQGPEPLVMGEIPRFQKGLMEQQVAVEKLVVDAWCEKSYQKLWQALTLSKIVPSAKVAKDLLDDLYEANKEYWPELS; encoded by the coding sequence ATGAAAAAATTTGCAATTACAATCGCTGGCGGAGGCAGTACGTTTACACCCGGGATCATTTTAATGCTGTTAGAAAACCTAGACAGATTTCCCATTAAAGAAATAAAATTATATGATAATGATGAGAAGCGACAAGGGACTGTGGCAGGAGCATGCCGAATCTTATTGAAGGAAAGAGCTCCAGAAATAAACTTTGTAGAAACGATTGATCCCGAAGAAGCATTTAGTCATATTGATTTCGTTATGGCACATATTCGCGTTGGTAAATATGCGATGCGGGAACAAGATGAAAAAATACCATTAAAATATGGAGTTGTGGGTCAGGAAACTTGTGGCCCGGGTGGGATTGCCTATGGTATGAGATCAATAGGCCCGGTAATTGAGCTAATTGATTACATGGAAAAATATTCACCGAATGCATGGTTTTTAAATTATTCGAACCCAGCAGCAATTGTTGCAGAGGCAACACGCCGTTTACGCCCAAACTCTAAAATATTGAATATTTGTGATATGCCAATTGGTATTGAGGAATTAATGGCATCTGCAATTGGTTTGTCCTCCCGTAAAGAATTGGAAGTGAAATATTTTGGCTTAAACCATTTTGGTTGGTGGTTTGATATTCGTGATAAAGAAGGCAATGACTTACTGCCAAAGATTCGCGACCATGTTGCTAAGTATGGCTATGTTACTCCAGATGAAAGTAAGCAGCATTCCGATGCAAGCTGGAACAGTACATTTGCTAAAGCAAAAGATGTTCATGCGATTGATCCGACAACATTGCCAAATACGTATTTAAAATATTATTTCTATCCGGATTCTGTAGTAGAACACTCGAATCCTGAATATACTCGAGCTAATGAGGTTATGGATGGACGTGAAAAGTTTGTATTTGGCGAATGCCAAAAAATCATTGACAATCAAACGGCAGAAGGAACACAATTACACATTGATGAGCACGCTTCTTATATCGTCGATTTGGCTCGTGCGATCGCTTATAATTCGAAAGAGCGGATGCTTTTGATTGTGGAAAACAATGGGGCAATTAGTAATTTTGATCCAACAGCTATGGTGGAAATTCCATGTCTTGTTGGCAGTCAAGGTCCCGAACCACTAGTAATGGGAGAAATCCCTCGTTTCCAAAAAGGGCTTATGGAACAACAAGTAGCTGTAGAAAAATTGGTTGTTGATGCTTGGTGCGAAAAGTCATATCAAAAATTATGGCAAGCATTAACGTTATCCAAAATTGTACCAAGTGCGAAAGTGGCGAAAGATTTACTTGATGATTTATATGAAGCCAATAAAGAATATTGGCCAGAACTATCGTAA
- a CDS encoding YolD-like family protein, whose protein sequence is MTAVPKPPKTKKRSASNKPNLTEDRLVELSEKLGEALEFKNEVTITTYNRGKYEKFTGVIQSANPETKMITFDVGNYQYHKISANIIVDVE, encoded by the coding sequence ATGACTGCTGTGCCAAAACCACCAAAGACGAAGAAAAGGTCAGCTAGTAACAAGCCAAATTTAACAGAGGACAGACTAGTTGAGTTGTCCGAAAAACTAGGGGAAGCACTGGAATTTAAAAATGAGGTAACGATCACTACATATAACAGAGGGAAATATGAAAAGTTTACAGGAGTTATCCAAAGTGCTAACCCTGAAACAAAAATGATTACTTTTGATGTTGGTAATTATCAGTATCATAAAATAAGTGCTAATATTATTGTGGATGTAGAATAA
- a CDS encoding sugar-binding domain-containing protein, with amino-acid sequence MGVPLESFLKKKRSIGVVAHSFKNDITLAAIPGKNINSLVIDEFTAKKVLNAEG; translated from the coding sequence ATCGGAGTACCATTGGAGTCTTTTTTAAAGAAAAAGAGGTCGATTGGAGTGGTTGCTCACTCATTTAAAAATGATATTACTCTTGCGGCAATTCCTGGTAAAAATATAAATTCTTTAGTGATTGACGAATTTACTGCTAAGAAAGTTTTGAATGCTGAAGGGTGA
- a CDS encoding D-alanyl-D-alanine carboxypeptidase family protein, which produces MKRKYIISFIVLLFVFVFTTACADSDKHSAKEEQNGGEKEGKNIQLPEGELQKLDSGQDVKALQQGLKKIGYQIDSSGKFDAATVWAITDLQLQHDLSVTGVYSQETAKMIEQLLAKDTSSYQPGKALPAKAEPVTTNDGSNVLANPHEQLALVNKENALPEDYIPVDLVTPNVPFPFKEDLPKKKMRDIAAPALEELFAAAEKEGLELYAQSGYRSYDRQVNVFNSNVQSLGEKEANLVSARPGESEHQTGLTMDVTSPDINFDLTTEFANTDEGKWLAEHAADYGFIIRFPKGKEDITKYQYEPWHIRYVGKKAAKEIMENNLTLEEYLTK; this is translated from the coding sequence ATGAAGCGAAAATATATTATCAGCTTTATCGTATTATTATTTGTGTTTGTATTCACAACGGCATGTGCAGATAGCGATAAACACTCAGCAAAAGAGGAACAAAATGGTGGCGAAAAAGAAGGAAAAAATATACAGCTTCCTGAGGGAGAATTGCAGAAATTAGACAGTGGTCAAGATGTTAAAGCATTACAGCAAGGTTTAAAAAAAATTGGTTACCAAATAGATAGTAGTGGGAAGTTTGATGCTGCTACAGTTTGGGCAATAACCGACTTGCAACTGCAACATGATTTATCAGTAACAGGTGTATATTCCCAGGAAACTGCCAAGATGATAGAACAGTTGCTTGCGAAAGATACCAGTAGCTATCAGCCGGGTAAAGCATTACCTGCTAAAGCAGAACCTGTAACAACCAATGATGGCTCGAATGTTTTAGCAAATCCGCATGAACAATTAGCATTGGTTAATAAAGAAAATGCATTGCCGGAAGATTATATTCCAGTCGATTTAGTTACGCCTAATGTTCCTTTCCCATTTAAGGAAGATTTACCAAAGAAAAAAATGCGTGACATTGCAGCTCCTGCATTAGAAGAACTATTTGCTGCTGCAGAAAAAGAGGGGCTCGAATTGTATGCACAGTCCGGTTATCGTTCCTATGATCGGCAAGTCAATGTCTTTAATTCTAATGTGCAGTCTTTAGGAGAAAAAGAGGCTAATTTAGTTAGTGCCCGACCAGGAGAGAGTGAACATCAAACTGGCTTAACAATGGATGTAACAAGCCCGGATATTAATTTTGATTTAACGACGGAATTTGCAAATACAGATGAAGGAAAATGGTTAGCAGAGCACGCAGCAGATTATGGATTTATTATCCGTTTTCCTAAAGGGAAAGAGGATATAACTAAGTACCAATATGAGCCATGGCATATTCGTTATGTAGGGAAAAAAGCAGCTAAGGAAATCATGGAAAATAATCTTACACTTGAGGAATATCTAACAAAATAA
- a CDS encoding copper homeostasis protein CutC has product MLLEVIATNLTDVKDAAQFGADRIELSPAMTELGITPSYGLMNKTMEAVSIPVNVMVRPHSQSFVYNKNDVETMKSDIEMIKNLGANGIVIGALTPEQTVDEEVIKQLLDVADGLEVTFHRAFDFARNQLEALECLAKYSQITTILTAGGDYKAPDAIPQLNQLIHLAKDTHLSIMVGHGLRAETFADVYHQIEPQAFHFGSGVRVNDSFDKSLDADKIKKIKQIMQVS; this is encoded by the coding sequence ATGCTTTTAGAAGTAATTGCAACGAATTTAACAGATGTAAAGGATGCAGCGCAATTTGGTGCAGATCGAATTGAACTTAGTCCTGCTATGACTGAATTAGGCATAACCCCTAGCTATGGTTTAATGAATAAGACAATGGAGGCTGTGAGTATTCCGGTTAATGTTATGGTGCGGCCCCATAGTCAATCATTTGTTTATAATAAAAATGATGTAGAGACAATGAAATCTGATATTGAAATGATAAAAAATCTTGGTGCAAATGGAATTGTTATTGGTGCTTTGACACCAGAACAAACGGTAGATGAGGAAGTAATTAAGCAGTTATTGGATGTAGCAGATGGTTTAGAAGTGACATTTCATCGTGCATTTGATTTTGCTCGTAATCAATTAGAAGCATTAGAATGCTTGGCAAAATATAGCCAAATTACAACGATTTTAACTGCTGGCGGAGATTATAAGGCTCCAGATGCCATTCCTCAGCTTAATCAATTAATTCATTTGGCAAAGGATACGCATTTATCTATCATGGTTGGCCACGGTTTAAGAGCAGAAACATTTGCAGATGTTTATCATCAAATAGAACCACAAGCTTTCCACTTTGGCTCAGGGGTACGAGTTAATGATTCATTTGATAAATCGCTTGATGCAGACAAAATAAAAAAAATCAAACAGATAATGCAAGTGTCTTAA
- a CDS encoding alpha-glucoside-specific PTS transporter subunit IIBC: MNAIRRFGSAMIVPVLLFPFFGIVVGLAILFKNESVMGDLANPDGMWYQFWTLIENGGWTVFKQMELLFVIGLPISLAKKAPGRAVLSAVVGYLMFNYFINGILTLWGPAFGVDFAAEVGGTSGLKEIIGIKTLDTNIIGAIFISGIVIWLHNRYYEKKLPESIGIFQGGPFVVMISFVVMIPLAFLTSWVWPMVQNGIASLQDFLASSSYVGVWLFHFLERILIPTGLHHFIYTPFEFGPAVIDGGMKSYWISHLTEYSQSTERLNEIFPGGGFLLQGNIKMFGSIGIALAMYHTAKPEKRKKVGALLFAAALTAVFAGITEPLEFTFLFIAPYLFAIHAVLGATMVTIMHGFGLVGNMGGGLIEIAATNWVPLMGNHWGVYVAQFIIGFIFIIIYYYTFKLLILKFDIPMPGRETGSGETKLYTKKDYRRSKEQTAAARTADFEQYDNEYDRKAAVYLEGLGGAKNIEDVTNCATRLRVTVVDPNKVRDDTYFKEDGEAHGVVRNNKSIQVIVGLSVPQIRDSIEVMINEAKN, translated from the coding sequence TTGAATGCAATACGTAGGTTTGGGAGTGCGATGATCGTCCCTGTCCTGTTATTTCCTTTTTTTGGTATTGTTGTAGGATTAGCTATACTTTTTAAAAATGAATCAGTGATGGGGGATCTTGCCAATCCTGATGGTATGTGGTACCAATTCTGGACATTGATTGAAAATGGTGGCTGGACAGTTTTTAAACAGATGGAGCTTCTATTTGTTATAGGGTTACCGATCTCGTTAGCTAAAAAAGCGCCTGGTCGTGCGGTCCTATCGGCAGTAGTAGGTTATTTAATGTTTAACTATTTTATTAATGGAATATTAACGCTTTGGGGGCCTGCATTTGGGGTCGATTTTGCGGCTGAGGTTGGAGGAACTAGTGGTTTAAAAGAAATTATTGGAATTAAAACATTAGATACGAATATTATTGGAGCTATCTTTATTTCAGGTATCGTGATTTGGCTTCATAATCGTTATTATGAGAAAAAATTGCCGGAATCGATTGGAATTTTCCAGGGTGGACCATTCGTTGTGATGATTTCTTTCGTAGTAATGATACCACTTGCTTTTCTTACAAGCTGGGTATGGCCAATGGTTCAAAATGGGATCGCATCTTTACAGGACTTTTTAGCTTCTTCTAGTTATGTTGGTGTTTGGTTATTCCATTTCCTAGAGCGCATTTTAATACCGACTGGATTACATCATTTTATTTATACACCATTTGAATTTGGACCTGCAGTTATTGATGGAGGTATGAAATCATATTGGATTTCCCATTTAACGGAATATTCCCAATCTACAGAGCGATTAAATGAAATTTTTCCTGGTGGTGGATTTTTATTACAAGGAAATATAAAAATGTTTGGTTCTATTGGTATTGCTCTTGCGATGTATCATACGGCTAAGCCAGAAAAACGTAAAAAAGTTGGAGCATTATTGTTTGCAGCAGCATTAACAGCTGTATTTGCCGGAATTACAGAGCCACTTGAATTCACTTTCTTGTTTATTGCGCCATATCTATTTGCCATTCATGCTGTTTTAGGTGCAACGATGGTAACGATTATGCATGGATTTGGACTAGTAGGTAATATGGGTGGCGGTTTAATTGAAATTGCTGCAACCAACTGGGTGCCACTCATGGGGAATCACTGGGGTGTATATGTAGCACAATTTATCATTGGTTTTATCTTTATTATTATTTATTATTACACATTCAAATTATTAATTTTGAAGTTTGATATCCCGATGCCGGGACGTGAAACGGGTAGTGGTGAAACAAAGCTTTACACGAAAAAGGATTACCGGAGAAGTAAAGAGCAGACAGCTGCAGCACGAACAGCTGATTTTGAACAATATGATAATGAATATGATCGAAAAGCCGCTGTTTATTTGGAAGGGCTTGGCGGTGCAAAAAATATCGAGGATGTAACAAACTGTGCCACACGACTACGTGTCACGGTAGTAGATCCAAATAAAGTACGAGATGATACGTATTTTAAAGAAGATGGGGAAGCGCACGGGGTGGTAAGGAATAACAAGAGCATTCAAGTTATTGTTGGACTTTCTGTACCACAGATCCGTGATTCCATAGAAGTAATGATTAACGAAGCGAAAAATTAA
- the tenA gene encoding thiaminase II translates to MRSLFTDRLWKKVEPIWKAYLEHPFVKGLGEGWLDKEKFKHWMKQDYVYLMEYSRLFALGSAKATDLTTMTTFANLLHGTLNMEMDLHRSYASKFNISAQELEETEAAATTTAYTSYMLNVSQRGGVENTVASVLACAWSYNFIGKTLATWPNALEHEFYGNWVQMYSSDEFTKLANDCIDLINTIAKDKPEHELAILEDIVVKTSYFEYMFWDMAENKAMWPIPSAVTV, encoded by the coding sequence ATGCGATCATTATTTACAGACCGTTTATGGAAAAAGGTCGAACCAATTTGGAAGGCCTATTTGGAACACCCTTTTGTCAAAGGCTTAGGCGAAGGTTGGTTGGATAAAGAGAAGTTTAAGCACTGGATGAAGCAGGATTACGTTTATTTAATGGAATATTCTCGTCTGTTTGCTTTAGGAAGTGCAAAAGCAACGGATTTAACAACGATGACTACTTTTGCCAACTTATTACATGGAACATTAAATATGGAAATGGATTTACATCGAAGCTATGCAAGCAAATTTAATATTAGCGCACAAGAACTGGAAGAAACAGAAGCAGCAGCAACAACTACTGCTTATACAAGTTATATGCTAAACGTTTCTCAGCGTGGTGGGGTGGAAAATACAGTTGCCTCGGTACTAGCCTGTGCTTGGAGCTACAATTTTATTGGAAAAACATTAGCAACATGGCCAAATGCTTTAGAACATGAGTTTTACGGCAATTGGGTACAGATGTATTCTTCCGATGAATTTACGAAACTAGCAAACGATTGTATTGATTTAATAAATACGATCGCCAAAGATAAACCGGAGCATGAACTTGCCATTTTAGAGGATATTGTTGTAAAAACCAGCTATTTTGAATATATGTTTTGGGATATGGCAGAAAATAAAGCGATGTGGCCGATTCCTAGTGCCGTAACGGTTTAA
- the bioB gene encoding biotin synthase BioB, protein MYYLSLANEVLEGYSLTEKEALSILECPDEDILLLLHSSYFIRKHYFGNKVKLNMIINTKSGACPETCGYCAQSRDSTHPIQKYKMLDKDSIVQGAKRAHQLKAGTYCIVASGRGPTSRELNHISSAVQEIKEKYELKICACLGILKPGQAQQLKEAGVDRYNHNINTSKNHHPHITTSHSYQDRVETITKVKAAQISPCSGVIVGMKETKQDVIQMAFALKELDADSIPVNFLHAMEGTKLEGTDELNPLYCLKVLCLFRFINPTKEIRVSGGREVNLRSVQPLSLYPANSIFIGDYLTTAGQTDTKDYQMIEDLGFEIDYEEIEVSRM, encoded by the coding sequence TTGTATTATCTATCTTTAGCAAATGAGGTTTTGGAAGGTTATTCATTAACAGAAAAGGAGGCATTATCTATATTGGAATGTCCGGATGAAGATATTTTGCTGTTATTACACAGTTCCTATTTCATCAGAAAACACTATTTTGGCAATAAAGTGAAACTAAATATGATTATAAATACTAAATCTGGTGCATGTCCTGAAACTTGTGGGTACTGTGCTCAATCGCGAGATTCTACACATCCTATCCAAAAATACAAAATGCTAGACAAGGATTCTATCGTACAAGGTGCAAAAAGAGCTCATCAATTAAAAGCTGGCACATATTGTATCGTTGCGAGCGGTCGAGGACCAACTAGTCGTGAATTGAATCATATCTCAAGTGCTGTTCAAGAAATCAAGGAAAAATATGAGTTAAAAATTTGCGCTTGTCTCGGAATACTAAAACCAGGACAAGCGCAACAACTTAAAGAAGCTGGTGTGGATCGTTACAACCATAATATAAATACATCGAAAAATCATCATCCTCATATTACTACCAGCCATAGCTATCAAGACCGCGTTGAAACAATTACGAAAGTAAAAGCCGCACAAATATCTCCTTGCTCTGGAGTCATTGTCGGTATGAAAGAAACAAAACAAGATGTTATACAAATGGCATTTGCTCTAAAAGAATTAGACGCTGACTCCATTCCTGTAAATTTCCTCCATGCAATGGAAGGAACCAAATTAGAAGGTACGGATGAATTGAATCCACTATACTGCTTAAAAGTTCTTTGCCTATTTCGTTTTATCAATCCTACAAAAGAAATAAGGGTTTCGGGCGGACGTGAAGTAAACTTAAGAAGTGTGCAACCGCTTAGCTTATATCCAGCAAATTCGATCTTTATTGGAGATTATTTAACGACAGCTGGGCAAACGGATACGAAAGATTATCAAATGATAGAAGATCTCGGATTTGAAATTGATTATGAAGAAATAGAAGTATCCCGTATGTAG
- a CDS encoding MurR/RpiR family transcriptional regulator: protein MRLEKVINENYEKLNENDLHVLKYILSHKDTCYDLSINELADVCFASRSSIHRLTKKLGFSGYSEFKVFLKWEEELQHQGGNFSEVLENDIATTLKNLKSVDFDSISKKIYEADRIYIHGTGTAQLMCASECQRLFSMVQIFMIIIHDQVEFDTMLPMMKSNDLVIIISLSGDTPSMLPNIKQLNAKGIDVITITNLKNNKLAQMSPQNIYATTTPEMTKKGVEIVSFVPFYIVIEKMYRKFIEYSEKQA, encoded by the coding sequence ATGAGGTTAGAGAAGGTAATTAACGAAAATTATGAAAAATTAAACGAAAATGATCTGCATGTACTTAAATATATATTAAGTCATAAAGATACTTGCTATGATCTAAGTATTAATGAATTGGCAGATGTTTGTTTTGCCTCTCGTTCATCTATTCATAGACTAACCAAGAAATTAGGTTTTAGCGGTTATAGCGAATTTAAAGTATTTTTGAAATGGGAAGAAGAGTTGCAACATCAAGGCGGCAATTTTAGTGAAGTATTAGAAAATGACATAGCAACAACACTTAAAAACTTAAAATCAGTTGACTTTGACAGTATTAGCAAAAAAATATATGAAGCAGACCGAATTTATATCCATGGTACAGGAACAGCACAATTAATGTGTGCTTCGGAATGTCAACGATTGTTTTCCATGGTTCAAATATTTATGATTATCATCCATGATCAGGTAGAGTTTGACACGATGCTTCCAATGATGAAATCTAATGATTTAGTCATTATTATTTCTCTTTCCGGAGATACGCCTTCTATGCTGCCAAATATTAAACAATTAAATGCCAAAGGAATAGACGTTATCACAATTACCAATTTAAAAAATAACAAGCTCGCACAGATGTCGCCGCAAAACATATACGCTACAACAACACCTGAAATGACAAAGAAAGGAGTAGAAATTGTATCGTTTGTTCCTTTTTATATTGTTATTGAGAAAATGTATCGGAAATTTATCGAGTATAGCGAGAAGCAAGCATGA